The following proteins are co-located in the Rippkaea orientalis PCC 8801 genome:
- a CDS encoding pyridoxal phosphate-dependent aminotransferase translates to MTPFPSRMTAVQSPMIPIVGQLIRENPGTISLGQGVVYYPPPPEAIAAITDFINTPDSHKYQAVQGIIPLINIITQKLQQDNNINLNNHQKIVVTAGGNMAFINALLAITQAGDEIILNTPYYFNHEMAITMANCQPILVPTDENYQLQPNAIKQAITDKTRAIVTISPNNPTGVVYSESALKEVNQICQENELYHISDEAYEYFTYNGVKHFSPGAIPDSENHTISLYSLSKAYGFASWRIGYMVIPNHLLNAVKKIQDTILICPPVISQYAAVGALKQGKNYCQQYLPEIATVREFLLKSLGDLQDICTVISAEGAFYIFLKINREINDFELVKQLIKTYRVAVLPGTTFGMTKGCYLRIAYGSLKEATAKEGIERLQRGLKEILT, encoded by the coding sequence ATGACACCTTTTCCGTCTCGTATGACAGCAGTACAGTCTCCTATGATTCCCATTGTTGGGCAACTAATTCGAGAGAATCCTGGGACAATTTCTTTAGGACAAGGAGTGGTTTATTATCCCCCTCCTCCAGAAGCGATCGCTGCTATCACTGACTTTATTAACACCCCAGACAGTCATAAATATCAAGCTGTTCAAGGGATTATTCCTCTCATTAATATTATCACTCAAAAATTACAACAAGACAACAACATTAATCTTAATAATCACCAAAAAATCGTTGTCACCGCAGGGGGAAATATGGCCTTTATCAATGCTCTTTTAGCCATTACCCAAGCCGGAGACGAAATCATTCTTAATACCCCCTATTACTTTAACCATGAAATGGCAATTACCATGGCAAATTGTCAGCCGATTTTAGTCCCAACCGATGAAAATTATCAACTTCAACCTAATGCCATTAAACAAGCGATTACCGATAAAACCCGTGCAATTGTAACCATTTCTCCCAATAATCCCACAGGTGTTGTTTATTCTGAATCCGCCTTAAAAGAAGTTAATCAAATTTGTCAAGAAAACGAACTTTATCATATTTCTGATGAAGCCTACGAATACTTTACCTATAACGGAGTTAAACACTTTTCTCCGGGGGCAATTCCAGACAGCGAAAATCATACCATTTCCTTATATAGTCTCTCTAAAGCCTATGGATTTGCTAGTTGGCGCATTGGATATATGGTTATTCCCAATCATCTGTTAAATGCTGTTAAAAAAATTCAGGATACTATCCTAATTTGTCCTCCTGTTATTTCCCAATATGCCGCAGTGGGAGCTTTAAAACAAGGCAAGAATTATTGTCAACAATATCTCCCAGAAATTGCCACAGTTCGAGAATTTCTCCTAAAATCTCTAGGCGATCTTCAGGATATATGTACTGTTATTTCTGCTGAAGGTGCATTTTATATCTTTTTGAAAATTAATAGAGAAATTAACGATTTTGAATTAGTCAAACAATTGATTAAAACTTATCGAGTTGCTGTTCTTCCTGGGACAACATTTGGTATGACAAAAGGATGCTATTTACGCATCGCCTATGGTTCTCTAAAAGAAGCAACAGCCAAAGAAGGAATTGAACGATTACAACGAGGTTTAAAAGAAATTTTAACCTAA